A single region of the Hippopotamus amphibius kiboko isolate mHipAmp2 chromosome 6, mHipAmp2.hap2, whole genome shotgun sequence genome encodes:
- the MLF1 gene encoding myeloid leukemia factor 1 isoform X2, protein MFGMLSSSFEDDPFFSDSFMAHRESMQQMMRNFSEPFGRDMFSISDGRGRARNHMGHEDGENSWTRTDVNPFQAMDRMMLNMRNSMQELQRNFGQLSMDPNGHSFSSSSVMTYSQVGDEPPKVFQASTQMRRAPGGIKETRRALRDSESGLEKMAVGHHLHDRAHVIKKSKNKKTGDEEVNQEFINMSESDAHAFDNEWQNEVLKYQPKGQWRNLENSRMRSVGHENSRSRELKKREKIHQSPAIEHGRSNVFVDKLNIKGSPVKINKK, encoded by the exons TGATTCTTTTATGGCACACCGAGAAAGTATGCAACAGATGATGAGAAATTTTTCTGAACCTTTTGGAAGAGACATGTTCAGCATCTCTGATGGTAGAGGAAGAGCTCGTAACCATATGGGACATGAGGATGGAGAAAATTCCTGGACT CGTACAGATGTCAACCCTTTTCAGGCAATGGACCGAATGATGTTAAATATGCGAAACAGTATGCAGGAATTACAAAGAAACTTT GGTCAACTTTCAATGGATCCAAATGGACATTCGTTTAGTTCTTCCTCAGTTATGACTTATTCCCAAGTAGGAGACGAACCACCAAAGGTTTTCCAGGCCTCAACTCAAATGCGCAGGGCTCCAGGAGGA ATAAAGGAAACTAGGAGAGCACTGAGAGATTCTGAGAGTGGACTAGAAAAAATGGCTGTTGGTCATCACCTCCATGACCGAGCTCATGTCATTAAAAAGTCAAAGAACAAGAAGACTGGAGATGAGGAGGTCAATCAAGAGTTCATCAATATGAGTGAAA GTGATGCTCATGCTTTTGACAATGAGTGGCAAAATGAGGTTCTGAAGTACCAACCAAAGGGACAATGGCGCAACCTAGAAAACTCTAGGATGCGAAGCGTTGGTCATGAGAATTCAAGATCCCGAGAACTTAAAAAAAG GGAGAAAATTCATCAAAGTCCAGCCATTGAACATGGAAGATCAAACGTTTTTGTGGACAAACTCAACATCAAAGGATCACCTgtgaaaatcaacaaaaaataa
- the MLF1 gene encoding myeloid leukemia factor 1 isoform X1: MFGMLSSSFEDDPFFSDSFMAHRESMQQMMRNFSEPFGRDMFSISDGRGRARNHMGHEDGENSWTAMSSLVPFGSFGGMRTDVNPFQAMDRMMLNMRNSMQELQRNFGQLSMDPNGHSFSSSSVMTYSQVGDEPPKVFQASTQMRRAPGGIKETRRALRDSESGLEKMAVGHHLHDRAHVIKKSKNKKTGDEEVNQEFINMSESDAHAFDNEWQNEVLKYQPKGQWRNLENSRMRSVGHENSRSRELKKREKIHQSPAIEHGRSNVFVDKLNIKGSPVKINKK, translated from the exons TGATTCTTTTATGGCACACCGAGAAAGTATGCAACAGATGATGAGAAATTTTTCTGAACCTTTTGGAAGAGACATGTTCAGCATCTCTGATGGTAGAGGAAGAGCTCGTAACCATATGGGACATGAGGATGGAGAAAATTCCTGGACT gcAATGAGTTCTCTTGTGCCTTTTGGCAGTTTTGGTGGTATG CGTACAGATGTCAACCCTTTTCAGGCAATGGACCGAATGATGTTAAATATGCGAAACAGTATGCAGGAATTACAAAGAAACTTT GGTCAACTTTCAATGGATCCAAATGGACATTCGTTTAGTTCTTCCTCAGTTATGACTTATTCCCAAGTAGGAGACGAACCACCAAAGGTTTTCCAGGCCTCAACTCAAATGCGCAGGGCTCCAGGAGGA ATAAAGGAAACTAGGAGAGCACTGAGAGATTCTGAGAGTGGACTAGAAAAAATGGCTGTTGGTCATCACCTCCATGACCGAGCTCATGTCATTAAAAAGTCAAAGAACAAGAAGACTGGAGATGAGGAGGTCAATCAAGAGTTCATCAATATGAGTGAAA GTGATGCTCATGCTTTTGACAATGAGTGGCAAAATGAGGTTCTGAAGTACCAACCAAAGGGACAATGGCGCAACCTAGAAAACTCTAGGATGCGAAGCGTTGGTCATGAGAATTCAAGATCCCGAGAACTTAAAAAAAG GGAGAAAATTCATCAAAGTCCAGCCATTGAACATGGAAGATCAAACGTTTTTGTGGACAAACTCAACATCAAAGGATCACCTgtgaaaatcaacaaaaaataa